From a single Pelmatolapia mariae isolate MD_Pm_ZW linkage group LG20, Pm_UMD_F_2, whole genome shotgun sequence genomic region:
- the mrpl49 gene encoding mitochondrial ribosomal protein L49 produces the protein MAALFGSTVLRRAWLGPSSLCCRTPGAPVSASGLRFVSNAAPEYNRSPIIESTEEYKYVERLIPSSRIPTPPKHTGPTPSGWIPPADSPPPLPYMIRRSRMHNIPIYTDVTNSNRKLTLIRKVEGDIWALEKDVRQYLQEVTGKELPTQVNEVTMTLKVKGHFDKELKDWLVSKGF, from the coding sequence ATGGCGGCCCTCTTCGGATCTACCGTGCTCCGCAGAGCGTGGCTGGGACCTTCCAGCCTGTGCTGCAGGACTCCGGGGGCTCCTGTCTCTGCTTCCGGGCTCCGGTTTGTGAGTAATGCTGCTCCAGAATATAATCGGTCGCCGATAATAGAGTCCACGGAGGAATACAAGTACGTTGAGCGGCTCATCCCCTCATCACGGATTCCCACTCCGCCTAAACACACCGGTCCTACCCCATCGGGCTGGATCCCTCCTGCGGATTCACCGCCGCCTCTGCCCTACATGATCCGCCGCTCCCGCATGCACAACATCCCGATTTATACCGACGTGACCAATAGCAACCGGAAATTAACGTTGATACGGAAAGTGGAGGGCGACATTTGGGCTCTGGAGAAGGACGTGAGGCAGTACCTGCAGGAGGTGACGGGGAAAGAGCTACCTACACAGGTCAACGAGGTCACCATGAccctgaaggtcaaaggtcacttcGATAAGGAGTTGAAGGACTGGCTGGTCAGCAAAGGTTTTTGA